The Macadamia integrifolia cultivar HAES 741 chromosome 4, SCU_Mint_v3, whole genome shotgun sequence genome contains the following window.
GTAAGTATAACGTGACTGAGCTCCAACAATAAGCTCAATAAGCTTAGCTGCAAGGTGGAAAAAAGTCCCAAATTCAGATGACGAAATATTTTACAGTATGAAACGTTGCAGTTAAACTAGACATCAAAATGAAAATGTTAGGAAGACATAAGTCAGAAAGAAGATATTAACATACCCGTAAGAACCCCAATAACAGGAATAGGTTCCAACAATTTCTCAGTGTTATCAAGTCTTTGCCTGAAACATTACATTCAATAAGTAAGAGAAAGATGGTAGACATGCATGAATTTggaaatcaattcaaaatctaTACCTGGTATACTTGCTGAAGAATGGATCTCTCATGATGTAAAGTGCCCATAACAGCTTTCGCCTTTTAATCTGAAGCAAGCCCACGAAATTGAAACCTatttagtattaaaaaaaaggagggggggatATATCTCCATGAACCAACAAACTGCGGCagcataggcacttccaagaaTATGCATTGGCCTAACAAATGTTTGTTATAACAAAATAGATTAACAGATCAGGAAAAGACACTCAGAACTAACCAGAACTCTAGTGAACAAATTTCCTTTGAAATTGTTTACAATGCTATCAACCAAAGAACTCTCACCTCATTCTGTTCAGAGGTTGAAAGAGGGAAATGTTTGGCACTTCCATTACTTTGTGGACGTGTAACATAGGAAAGAAAGCCCATTCCAGTAAGGTCCACCGCCAGTGAAACAAGCCAAGGCATCCAGGACCGAACTCCATATTTTCTAATTAATAGAACATATATAAGAGGTCTTGTAATAAATAGCACCTCTGCCATCACAAATAAGCCCCCATGAAGTCCTTTCTCAGAAACAATGGTGGAGAGGGTAGGCCTCTCATTTGGTGGAGctgcaagaaaaagaaaagaaaaggaaaaaaaaatcatccaaaatgTATGGATAAACTTCCAATTCtataattttcaaaatataatgtTCTGAAAGTAACTTTACTTGGAGGGTATACGGTCATGGCAGGATCTTGCTGGTGCCTTTTCAACCATGTCGGGTTAGATTCCATCCTAGCATTCTGCCCAAACCTGTTCAGTGCAGTCAAAGCCCGCCCTTCAAGATTCCGTATGTTGTGCCCATTATGGTGCTGAAAATAACCAGGTCCATGATTCACACCATTTGTCAAATTTCCCATTCTGTTGTAGGAACCCAAAGTATTTGGATCGCTTTCCACATTTGGACTCTCCCCTCCCTGTAGGAGCATCTTGTATCCACTGTCCCTGAACGATGACAACCTAACTAGCACCCTGAATTGAATTGTATGACCAATGTTCAGcagcacagagagagagagagagagagagagagagagagagatcactgCAAGTGAAGTAGTGAATCTTACTTGGTAGCTTCTGTAATGGCAATGAAATGCCATTTCTTATCATCGCCATAGTACTGCTGTGCCGCGACTTCAACCAATGCCTCCAAGTCTTTTAGCATAGATATCCACAAGGGCCAAGGGAATGAAGAGCGCTCTGCAGGGCTAGCACGACTTCGGGTAGGGGTTGTATCGATTATATGTTCATTGATAGCAGTGAGAATACCCAAAATTGTGGTCACTGCAGAAGTAAATTCAGATTACTTTAATACCCACATCAAATTCTTAGCTTGAGAAGAAAACCCGAGCATAACAATCAATGCTTTGTTGATAGAagattctccaaaaaaaataataaattgaaacaCAACAGTTTCAAAGTCTCTAAGCTACTAAGAAGAAGACACTGTTACCAAAGTTTCACAAAACCTGCTTCAGGCCCTATTTCTGAATTAGAGAATCGTTCGGGAAGAAACCATGTCAAACCCTGTACATCAATTCCAATAACCAAATGAGAAACATAAATATGCATGGGAAAACACAGCTAAACCTCATTTTTAACCACCCCCAccacctaaaagaaaaaaattctgagCTGCCATGGATGAGCTAGACAGGAGAGGGGATCAAACAAAATTGACAGTCAACAACAAAACAAACACAAAGCTTATAGATAAGATTGATTAATTGGTGACTAATTAGAGatgagagagcaagagaagtGGTTTAATAGCTTACACTGGCCAGAGATTCCATTTGATGCACGTAATCCTTGTTCTTCCTGACCCATCTTTTGTAAACTTCCATGGCTTCAACAGGATTCAATGGAAACAAAAGAGGAACTCAATATATCGAAACCTAATTTGCAGACATTCAAATTACGCCCATCCTTCCTCACCAGTGTCTTCTCGATTTTCACATCAAAcctatccaaagaaaaaaaaaaaaaagcaggtaACAGAATCCCCAGTTCCTCCTCAAAATTCTTCCAGGTTTACCCTCGATTATAAAGCAGCgttttttttaaatatggaagaagaggaaacgattgaagaaaacaaaattgcAGAGACGACTCGAACAGACGAGCGTCACTTAATCGGTTGTGTGGACGGTGTGGGAGGCGTACTACAGTGTGACTGTGTAGCTATAATCAAACGTGAGATCCGTTCTACCTTATCAAATGGAAGAAAACGGAAATGTCGGAAGAGGAGAAAAGTCAAGTAATCAGAGCCTTGAGAATG
Protein-coding sequences here:
- the LOC122077555 gene encoding peroxisome biogenesis protein 16 — its product is MEVYKRWVRKNKDYVHQMESLASGLTWFLPERFSNSEIGPEAVTTILGILTAINEHIIDTTPTRSRASPAERSSFPWPLWISMLKDLEALVEVAAQQYYGDDKKWHFIAITEATKVLVRLSSFRDSGYKMLLQGGESPNVESDPNTLGSYNRMGNLTNGVNHGPGYFQHHNGHNIRNLEGRALTALNRFGQNARMESNPTWLKRHQQDPAMTVYPPTPPNERPTLSTIVSEKGLHGGLFVMAEVLFITRPLIYVLLIRKYGVRSWMPWLVSLAVDLTGMGFLSYVTRPQSNGSAKHFPLSTSEQNEIKRRKLLWALYIMRDPFFSKYTRQRLDNTEKLLEPIPVIGVLTAKLIELIVGAQSRYTYMSGS